A genome region from Labilibaculum antarcticum includes the following:
- a CDS encoding M16 family metallopeptidase, translating to MVFETHTLSNGIRLIHHSVNANVAHCGIILNTGSRDEKEEEWGIAHYIEHVVFKGTTKRKAYHILSRMEDVGGELNAYTTKEETCIFSTFLDKDYKRAVELISDITFNSIFPEKELEKEKEVILDEINSYKDSPSELIFDDFEELIFKDDPIGRNILGTPKHVKKFKRDDILNFIKNNYHTDQIVISSVGNINFSKLVKIVEKYFGNIPENIRTTKREKPNSYEARTQTMIKKTYQRHCIMGNIAYDLDDERRVPLSLLTNILGGPGMNSRLNLTLRERHGLAYNIEANYTPYADTGVFSIYFGTDEGNLDKCLSLINKEMELLCTKKLGPGQLTRAKNQMIGQIAISSENNENLMLSIGKSFLLYNKVDSLEELYQKVESITAEQLLEVANEILNKDLLTTLMYK from the coding sequence ATGGTATTCGAAACTCACACATTATCAAATGGTATCCGGTTAATTCACCATTCCGTGAATGCAAATGTTGCTCATTGCGGAATTATTTTAAATACCGGTTCGCGTGATGAAAAAGAAGAAGAATGGGGGATTGCTCACTACATAGAGCATGTTGTGTTTAAAGGAACCACAAAACGTAAGGCTTACCATATTCTTAGCAGAATGGAAGATGTAGGCGGAGAATTAAATGCCTATACAACGAAAGAAGAAACTTGTATTTTCTCTACTTTTCTAGATAAAGACTATAAAAGAGCTGTAGAACTAATTAGTGATATTACTTTCAATTCCATTTTTCCCGAAAAGGAACTGGAAAAAGAAAAGGAAGTTATTTTAGATGAGATCAACTCCTATAAAGATTCTCCATCAGAATTGATTTTTGATGATTTTGAAGAACTAATTTTCAAAGATGATCCTATTGGACGAAATATTTTGGGAACACCAAAACACGTAAAGAAATTTAAGCGTGATGATATTTTGAATTTCATTAAGAACAACTACCACACAGATCAAATAGTAATTAGTTCGGTTGGAAACATCAATTTTAGCAAATTGGTTAAAATCGTGGAGAAGTACTTTGGGAATATTCCTGAGAACATTCGCACGACCAAAAGGGAAAAGCCAAATTCGTACGAAGCCCGCACACAAACCATGATAAAAAAGACTTATCAGAGACATTGTATAATGGGGAATATAGCTTACGATTTGGATGATGAACGACGAGTTCCTTTATCACTGCTCACAAATATATTGGGTGGTCCGGGTATGAATTCACGTTTGAATTTAACGCTGCGTGAACGACACGGATTGGCTTATAATATTGAAGCAAACTACACCCCTTATGCCGACACAGGTGTTTTCAGCATCTATTTTGGTACAGACGAAGGCAATTTGGATAAGTGCCTAAGTTTAATCAATAAGGAGATGGAATTACTATGCACAAAAAAACTGGGACCGGGACAGCTGACAAGAGCAAAGAATCAGATGATTGGACAAATCGCAATTTCATCTGAAAACAATGAAAATTTGATGCTTAGTATAGGGAAAAGCTTCCTTTTATACAATAAAGTTGACTCGTTGGAAGAATTGTATCAAAAGGTAGAAAGCATAACGGCCGAGCAATTACTCGAGGTTGCTAATGAAATCCTAAATAAAGATCTGTTAACCACTTTGATGTACAAATAG
- a CDS encoding S41 family peptidase, which produces MKFSILNKYSLLVIFASLFLSCSDDNNILPRSNNDKSAYEIIDETMQEWYLWNDDLPDISSANYSSANDYFDDLLATNDRWSYIANLDDLLAYFENGTYTGYGLSFKFDSNNDLRVKLIFDESPLAAEGITRGWILVSINQLAISSLNEEQILDELDRSSGTFIFENNAGEQKEITASQKVLDQNTVLKKEVIPYVGTQVAYLAFDSFLGKSEDELNEAFAYFREQNAKELVLDLRYNGGGSTYISNQLASLITGNAYAGEVYSKVSHNNSKTSENFTEAFESQTSAYGFERVFVITTSGTASASEMVINGLKPYMGEENVILIGSTTHGKPVGMYVFEEEALNLAIVPISFSITNANDEGGYFDGIPVDLEISDDLSHDFGDIDESNFNAALNYISQGNFPVVTAAKALSTTEREFKKKGLEELIDAN; this is translated from the coding sequence ATGAAATTTTCAATTCTAAATAAATATTCACTTTTAGTAATTTTCGCCTCACTATTTTTGTCTTGCAGTGATGATAATAATATATTACCACGGTCAAACAATGATAAATCGGCCTACGAAATCATTGATGAAACAATGCAAGAGTGGTATTTGTGGAATGATGATTTACCAGATATTAGTTCAGCTAATTACTCATCGGCAAACGACTATTTTGATGATTTACTCGCGACAAACGATCGTTGGAGTTATATCGCCAACCTTGATGATTTACTAGCCTATTTCGAGAATGGCACCTATACTGGCTATGGTCTTAGTTTTAAATTTGATAGCAATAATGATTTAAGAGTGAAACTTATATTTGATGAATCACCTTTGGCTGCAGAAGGAATTACCCGTGGATGGATACTGGTAAGCATTAACCAATTGGCTATTTCAAGCTTAAATGAAGAGCAAATATTAGATGAACTCGACAGATCGAGCGGAACCTTCATTTTTGAAAACAATGCCGGAGAACAAAAAGAAATCACCGCTTCTCAAAAGGTGCTGGATCAAAACACAGTATTAAAAAAAGAAGTTATTCCTTATGTAGGAACTCAAGTTGCCTATCTCGCATTCGACAGCTTTTTAGGAAAATCAGAAGACGAATTAAACGAAGCCTTTGCCTATTTTAGAGAACAAAATGCAAAAGAACTTGTATTGGATTTAAGGTACAATGGCGGTGGCAGCACCTACATATCAAATCAGCTAGCTTCATTAATTACAGGCAATGCTTATGCTGGTGAAGTTTACTCAAAAGTATCACACAACAATTCAAAAACAAGTGAAAATTTCACAGAAGCATTTGAGTCACAAACTTCAGCCTATGGTTTCGAAAGAGTCTTCGTAATTACCACGTCTGGAACGGCTTCGGCAAGTGAGATGGTTATTAATGGATTAAAACCATACATGGGAGAAGAGAATGTCATTTTAATAGGAAGTACGACACATGGAAAACCAGTTGGCATGTACGTATTCGAGGAGGAAGCTTTGAATCTGGCAATTGTGCCAATTAGTTTTTCCATTACCAATGCAAATGACGAAGGTGGCTATTTTGATGGTATTCCTGTTGATCTTGAAATTTCTGACGATTTAAGTCATGACTTTGGAGATATCGACGAATCGAACTTTAACGCTGCATTAAATTACATTTCACAAGGTAATTTCCCTGTTGTAACAGCTGCAAAAGCTTTATCGACAACCGAACGAGAATTCAAGAAAAAAGGATTGGAAGAGCTGATTGATGCGAACTAA
- a CDS encoding GIY-YIG nuclease family protein, which translates to MKIEIYILHSVSANCYYIGYTKDLTNRLTLHEEGVFENSFTSNYKDWKLFYRLECESIAQARSIEKHIKQMKSKKYVENLLICEDISIGLLEKYG; encoded by the coding sequence GTGAAAATTGAAATCTACATATTGCACAGTGTATCCGCAAACTGCTATTATATAGGCTACACAAAAGATTTAACAAATCGCTTGACTCTTCATGAGGAAGGTGTGTTTGAAAATTCTTTCACTTCAAATTATAAAGATTGGAAATTGTTTTATCGTTTAGAATGTGAATCTATAGCTCAAGCAAGGAGCATTGAGAAGCATATTAAGCAAATGAAGAGTAAGAAGTACGTTGAAAATCTACTTATTTGCGAAGATATTTCTATTGGTTTGTTAGAGAAATATGGGTAG
- a CDS encoding GIY-YIG nuclease family protein gives MKIEIYILHSISANCYYIGYTKDLTNRLTLHEEGVFENSFTSNYKDWTLFYRLECESIAQARRIEKHIKQMKSKKYVGNLTLYEDISFRLLEKYK, from the coding sequence ATGAAAATTGAAATCTACATATTGCACAGTATATCCGCAAACTGCTATTATATAGGCTACACAAAAGATTTAACAAATCGCTTGACTCTTCATGAGGAAGGTGTGTTTGAAAATTCTTTCACTTCAAATTATAAAGATTGGACATTATTTTATCGTTTAGAATGCGAATCTATAGCTCAAGCTAGGAGAATTGAGAAACATATCAAGCAAATGAAAAGTAAGAAGTATGTCGGAAATCTAACACTTTACGAAGATATTTCTTTTCGTTTGTTAGAGAAATACAAGTAA
- the gpmI gene encoding 2,3-bisphosphoglycerate-independent phosphoglycerate mutase, whose translation MTNNKKALLMILDGWGIGDKSKSDVISSVATPYMDSLLAKYPNSQLQAAGRFVGLPDGQMGNSEVGHLNIGAGRVVYQDLVKINIAVEEGTIKANEQVVKAFTHAKENGKKVHLIGLIGNGGVHALSAHAIALCDAAQAFGLKDVFVHGLTDGRDTDPKSGLGFVKEFVEAIETTGSAKFASLIGRYYGMDRDSNWERVKLAYDLYTKGEGVSATSAVTAMEESYAAGVTDEFIKPIVMVDEAGAPLATIEKGDVVICFNFRTDRLRQLTTVFTQEDKREFGMHTIDVEWYTMTCYNANFKGVNIIYNKDNVKNTMGEVVAKAGRKQIRIAETEKYAHVTFFFSGGREAEFEGERRLMVPSPKVATYDLQPEMSAPAVADMITAELNAQSADFVCLNFANGDMVGHTGVYEAISKAVQAVDKCAEQVVEAAKANGYDVIIIADHGNADFAVNADGSPNTAHSLNPVPCIWVTDSSKGIENGILADVSPTLLDIMGIEKPEDMTGKSLIK comes from the coding sequence ATGACAAATAATAAAAAAGCTTTGTTGATGATCCTTGACGGATGGGGGATCGGTGATAAATCAAAATCAGATGTAATTTCTTCAGTAGCGACTCCGTACATGGATAGCTTATTGGCAAAATATCCTAATTCTCAGTTGCAGGCTGCAGGTAGGTTTGTTGGTTTGCCTGATGGACAAATGGGTAACTCAGAAGTAGGTCATTTAAATATTGGTGCTGGTCGTGTTGTTTACCAGGATTTGGTGAAAATCAATATTGCTGTTGAAGAAGGTACAATTAAAGCAAATGAGCAGGTAGTTAAAGCTTTTACTCATGCCAAAGAGAATGGTAAAAAAGTTCACTTGATTGGTTTGATTGGTAATGGTGGTGTTCATGCATTAAGTGCTCATGCAATCGCTCTTTGTGATGCTGCGCAAGCTTTTGGATTGAAAGATGTATTTGTACATGGATTAACCGATGGACGTGATACAGATCCAAAATCAGGATTAGGATTCGTTAAAGAATTTGTTGAAGCAATTGAAACTACGGGTTCTGCGAAATTTGCATCTCTTATTGGCCGTTACTATGGTATGGACAGAGATAGCAATTGGGAGCGCGTTAAACTTGCTTACGATTTATATACAAAAGGTGAAGGTGTATCTGCGACTAGTGCTGTTACTGCAATGGAAGAATCGTATGCAGCAGGTGTAACTGATGAATTTATCAAGCCAATCGTAATGGTTGATGAGGCAGGAGCTCCTCTTGCTACAATTGAAAAAGGTGATGTGGTTATCTGTTTCAACTTTCGTACCGACCGTTTGCGTCAATTGACAACTGTGTTTACACAGGAAGACAAGAGGGAGTTCGGAATGCATACTATTGATGTAGAATGGTACACCATGACTTGCTACAATGCGAACTTTAAAGGTGTGAACATAATCTACAATAAGGATAATGTTAAAAACACAATGGGTGAGGTTGTTGCTAAAGCAGGGAGAAAGCAAATTCGTATTGCTGAAACTGAAAAGTATGCTCACGTAACTTTCTTTTTCTCGGGTGGTAGAGAAGCTGAATTCGAAGGTGAAAGAAGGTTGATGGTTCCATCTCCAAAGGTAGCTACTTACGATTTACAACCAGAAATGTCTGCTCCTGCTGTAGCTGATATGATTACTGCTGAGCTAAATGCTCAATCGGCAGATTTTGTTTGTTTGAATTTCGCTAATGGCGATATGGTAGGACATACTGGAGTTTATGAAGCAATTTCGAAAGCAGTTCAGGCTGTTGATAAATGTGCCGAGCAGGTTGTTGAAGCTGCAAAAGCTAATGGTTATGATGTAATCATTATTGCGGATCACGGAAATGCTGATTTTGCTGTAAATGCAGATGGTTCTCCAAATACTGCTCACTCTTTGAACCCGGTTCCATGCATTTGGGTAACTGATAGTTCTAAAGGAATTGAAAATGGTATTTTAGCTGATGTATCTCCAACTTTATTGGATATCATGGGAATTGAGAAACCAGAAGACATGACCGGTAAATCTTTGATAAAATAA
- a CDS encoding DUF3109 family protein encodes MLQIGKAIVSLDVIEKKFICDFGKCKGACCIEGDSGAPLDDDEKAILEEIYPVIKEYLTEKGIEEIEKQGTSMIDSDGDLVTPIINDKECVYTVFENGLALCGIEKAYLDGKIKYHKPISCSLYPIRIDKFAEFDAVNYNKWDICKAARELGFKNGTPVYVFLKEPLIRKYGKDWYEELTYAAEHIDEIMKKR; translated from the coding sequence GTGTTACAAATAGGAAAAGCCATAGTAAGCCTCGATGTGATTGAGAAGAAATTCATTTGTGATTTTGGCAAATGCAAAGGGGCGTGTTGTATTGAGGGAGATTCCGGTGCACCTTTAGATGATGATGAAAAAGCTATTCTCGAAGAGATTTATCCGGTTATTAAGGAATATCTTACAGAAAAAGGGATAGAGGAGATTGAGAAACAAGGTACTTCGATGATTGATTCTGATGGCGATTTGGTAACTCCTATCATCAATGATAAAGAATGTGTTTATACGGTTTTTGAAAACGGATTGGCTTTGTGTGGTATCGAAAAGGCTTATTTGGATGGTAAAATAAAGTATCACAAACCAATTTCATGCTCTTTATATCCTATCCGAATTGATAAGTTTGCTGAATTTGATGCCGTGAATTATAACAAGTGGGATATTTGTAAAGCAGCAAGAGAGTTAGGATTTAAAAATGGAACCCCTGTTTATGTTTTCCTAAAAGAGCCGTTAATTAGAAAATACGGTAAGGATTGGTACGAGGAGTTGACGTATGCAGCAGAGCATATTGATGAAATTATGAAGAAAAGATAG
- a CDS encoding dipeptidase, producing MNNIKAYIEENKERFLEELFGLIRIPSISSIEANKPEMYKAAEYWKQLMLNAGVDKAVILETEGNPVTYGEKIIDPKLPTVMVYGHMDVMPVDPVALWDTDPFEPVIKDGKIWARGADDDKGQSFMHAKAFEYMVKNDCLPCNVKFMIEGEEEVGSPNLPKFCEEHKEMLQADVILVSDTGMIAPDIPSITTGLRGLMYWEVEVTGPNRDLHSGLFGGAVANPINVLAKMITQMVDDNGHITIPGFYDDVIEVTKEERAMMAKAPFNVEEYKKAIDVKELAGEKGYTPSEHTGIRPSFDVCGIWGGYIGEGAKTVLPSKATAKISTRLVPNQNWEKISVLFKEHFEAIAPDCVKVVVTPLHGGQGYVCPIDFPAYVAAEKAYTEVYGKAPVPVRSGGSIPIISDFEEILGTKSVLMGFGLESDAIHSPNENFPLEQLFNGINTIPLFYKYFAELKK from the coding sequence ATGAATAACATTAAAGCATATATTGAAGAGAACAAAGAGAGATTTTTAGAGGAATTGTTTGGTCTAATTCGTATTCCATCAATTAGCTCGATTGAAGCAAATAAACCAGAAATGTACAAAGCTGCAGAATACTGGAAGCAGTTGATGTTGAATGCTGGTGTTGATAAAGCCGTAATTCTGGAAACAGAAGGAAATCCGGTTACCTACGGAGAGAAAATTATCGATCCAAAATTGCCAACAGTAATGGTTTACGGTCATATGGATGTAATGCCGGTTGATCCTGTTGCTCTTTGGGATACAGATCCTTTTGAGCCAGTAATTAAAGATGGTAAGATTTGGGCTCGTGGTGCTGATGATGATAAAGGTCAGTCATTTATGCATGCTAAGGCTTTCGAATATATGGTGAAGAATGATTGTCTTCCGTGTAATGTGAAGTTCATGATTGAAGGTGAAGAAGAAGTTGGATCGCCTAATCTTCCAAAATTTTGTGAAGAACACAAAGAAATGTTGCAAGCGGATGTGATTTTGGTTTCTGATACCGGAATGATTGCTCCGGACATACCGTCTATTACTACCGGATTACGTGGATTGATGTATTGGGAAGTTGAAGTGACTGGCCCTAATCGTGATCTTCATTCAGGATTATTTGGTGGAGCTGTGGCAAATCCAATCAATGTGTTGGCTAAAATGATTACTCAAATGGTTGATGATAATGGTCATATTACCATTCCTGGATTTTACGATGATGTAATTGAGGTAACCAAGGAAGAAAGAGCAATGATGGCTAAAGCTCCATTCAATGTTGAGGAATACAAAAAAGCGATTGATGTAAAAGAATTAGCTGGCGAAAAAGGATATACTCCTTCTGAGCACACAGGAATTCGTCCTTCTTTCGATGTTTGTGGAATTTGGGGTGGATACATTGGCGAAGGTGCTAAAACAGTTCTTCCTTCAAAAGCAACCGCTAAAATTTCTACTCGTTTGGTTCCAAATCAAAACTGGGAAAAGATTTCAGTTTTATTCAAAGAACATTTCGAAGCAATTGCTCCTGACTGTGTAAAAGTAGTGGTTACTCCATTGCATGGTGGTCAAGGATATGTTTGTCCGATTGATTTCCCTGCTTATGTTGCCGCTGAGAAAGCGTATACTGAGGTTTATGGAAAAGCTCCTGTACCTGTTCGTAGTGGTGGAAGTATTCCAATCATTTCAGATTTTGAAGAAATTTTGGGAACTAAATCTGTATTAATGGGATTCGGATTGGAAAGTGATGCGATTCACTCTCCAAATGAGAATTTTCCATTGGAACAGTTATTTAATGGAATCAATACAATTCCATTGTTCTATAAATATTTTGCCGAATTGAAGAAGTAA
- a CDS encoding FadR/GntR family transcriptional regulator, with product MDEIFGKIGSAQTLSQKIERRIEEAIRQKKLLVGAKLPSERELCEMFAVSRTALREALRRLSARGLVEIKKGSGMFVSELKIKDAIDSLNLYYDLSFDSNLIPQIIEVRRVFEPEIARMAANNRTDKDLELLKKSITDLEDCDPDNTQLEADIINKFHLNVAKATGNPIVIITMEPVYSLLPRMRNLIYANVDGEKAFTIKAHRTIFEAIRDKDADLAFKAMVEQINRTLEIYKQYLKK from the coding sequence ATGGATGAGATTTTTGGAAAAATAGGATCGGCTCAAACTCTTAGTCAGAAGATTGAGCGCCGAATAGAAGAGGCCATTCGCCAGAAGAAATTGTTGGTTGGAGCAAAACTTCCATCGGAGCGGGAATTGTGCGAGATGTTTGCCGTAAGTCGAACTGCTTTGCGTGAAGCTTTGCGTAGATTAAGTGCCCGGGGTTTGGTTGAAATCAAAAAGGGAAGTGGCATGTTCGTTAGTGAATTGAAAATAAAAGATGCCATTGATTCCTTAAATCTGTATTATGATCTAAGTTTTGATAGCAATTTAATTCCTCAAATTATTGAAGTGAGACGTGTTTTCGAGCCAGAAATAGCTCGTATGGCAGCGAATAACCGAACTGATAAGGATTTGGAACTACTTAAAAAGAGCATCACAGATTTGGAGGATTGCGATCCTGACAATACGCAATTGGAAGCAGATATCATTAATAAATTTCATTTGAATGTAGCTAAAGCTACTGGTAATCCTATTGTTATTATCACCATGGAACCAGTCTATTCTCTGTTACCTCGTATGCGTAATTTGATTTATGCGAATGTGGATGGAGAGAAAGCTTTTACGATCAAAGCTCATCGCACCATTTTTGAAGCAATCCGAGACAAGGATGCTGATTTGGCTTTTAAAGCAATGGTTGAGCAAATAAATAGGACTCTTGAGATTTATAAGCAGTATTTGAAAAAATAA
- the murQ gene encoding N-acetylmuramic acid 6-phosphate etherase — MNKESNQKTSINITESSSNFSNLEKMSVTELLSGINQEDGQVHLAVNRAIPEIEKFVSLLIDRVKAGGRLFYIGAGTSGRLGVLDASELPPTFGVPGNIVIGLIAGGEKALRNAVESAEDDWDKAWEEIQEHGFNQNDTVLGIAASGTTPYVIGGVKKARENGLLTACITCNPEAPVSKEAEIVMEAIVGPEFVTGSTRLKAGTAQKMILNMITTSLMIKLGRVKGNKMVNMQLTNKKLIERGTQMIMEELNLDKETAKNLLIKHGSVKKAIEAYK; from the coding sequence ATGAACAAAGAAAGTAATCAGAAAACTTCAATCAACATAACAGAATCCTCTTCTAACTTTTCCAATTTGGAAAAGATGTCGGTTACAGAACTATTAAGCGGAATTAATCAGGAAGATGGACAAGTACATTTAGCAGTAAATCGTGCTATTCCTGAAATTGAGAAATTCGTAAGCTTACTTATTGATCGCGTTAAAGCCGGAGGCAGATTATTTTATATTGGTGCTGGTACAAGTGGACGACTTGGAGTATTGGATGCTTCGGAATTACCTCCAACTTTTGGAGTTCCCGGAAATATTGTAATTGGATTGATTGCCGGAGGAGAAAAAGCCTTGAGAAACGCAGTTGAATCGGCCGAAGATGACTGGGATAAAGCATGGGAAGAAATACAGGAACATGGCTTTAATCAAAATGATACAGTATTAGGAATTGCTGCTTCAGGCACAACTCCTTATGTAATAGGCGGTGTGAAAAAAGCTCGTGAAAATGGTCTGCTTACAGCATGTATTACTTGTAATCCTGAGGCACCAGTTTCCAAAGAAGCTGAAATTGTAATGGAAGCAATTGTTGGGCCCGAGTTTGTTACGGGAAGCACCAGACTAAAAGCTGGAACTGCTCAGAAAATGATTCTCAACATGATCACCACCAGCTTAATGATTAAATTGGGGCGAGTAAAAGGGAACAAAATGGTGAACATGCAATTAACCAACAAAAAATTGATTGAACGTGGAACCCAAATGATTATGGAAGAGTTGAACCTGGACAAGGAGACAGCAAAAAACTTACTTATAAAACATGGCTCAGTAAAAAAAGCCATTGAAGCTTACAAATAG
- a CDS encoding ATPase has translation MILIAESGSTKTDWVLLGSKGVTKHQQTLGINPYHQNTSSIINIISSLDDFGSVTKIFFYGAGCAVDEKKQIIKDSLLKIFPDADCEINSDVLAAARSVCGREKGIACIIGTGSNSCLYDGENIEHNVPPLGYILGDEGSGAVLGKKLIADILKDLAPKEIKSAFYEKYKLEYADIINKVYKEEAPSRFLAQFTVFLSENIHSPYVSQLVKKSFSEFFERNIKQYDNHISLPIHFIGSIAFYFKNELQMVAKETGLSLGKIQQSPLEGLIQYHLGE, from the coding sequence ATGATATTAATTGCAGAAAGCGGTTCAACCAAAACTGATTGGGTTCTGCTTGGAAGTAAAGGCGTAACTAAACATCAGCAGACTTTAGGCATCAATCCATACCATCAAAATACGAGTTCAATAATTAATATCATTAGCTCACTTGATGACTTTGGCTCGGTTACTAAAATCTTTTTTTATGGTGCCGGCTGTGCTGTTGATGAAAAAAAGCAGATCATTAAAGATTCCTTACTTAAAATATTCCCAGATGCCGATTGTGAAATAAACAGCGACGTTTTAGCTGCCGCCCGATCGGTTTGCGGAAGAGAAAAAGGTATTGCATGTATTATTGGGACAGGATCTAACTCTTGTTTATACGATGGAGAAAACATTGAACACAATGTTCCGCCATTGGGATATATTTTAGGAGACGAAGGAAGCGGAGCCGTATTGGGTAAAAAATTAATAGCTGATATACTGAAAGATCTTGCTCCCAAGGAAATAAAAAGTGCATTCTATGAAAAATACAAGTTGGAATACGCTGATATTATAAACAAAGTATACAAAGAGGAAGCTCCAAGTCGCTTTCTTGCTCAGTTTACAGTTTTTCTTTCTGAGAATATTCACTCTCCATATGTATCACAACTTGTAAAAAAGAGTTTTAGTGAATTTTTTGAACGCAATATAAAACAATACGATAATCACATCAGCCTGCCAATTCATTTTATAGGAAGTATTGCATTTTACTTTAAAAATGAATTGCAAATGGTTGCAAAAGAGACAGGCTTAAGCTTGGGTAAAATCCAGCAAAGCCCATTAGAAGGATTGATCCAATACCATCTTGGTGAATAA